The Ascidiaceihabitans donghaensis genome includes the window CGGGACCGCGATGCCACGCGAGCGGATGTGCAACATTGTGTTGCCAACAACCACAAAACCCAATTTCCGCAAGACCGCAGCCGACGCGAAGTTGTCATCGACATAACCAGACATCACATCTGTATCGCTGTGGGCGAAATGATCTGCCAAAACAGCATGCGCGGCTTCAGTGGCGTAACCTTTGCCCCAGTGCGGTTTTGCAAACCAATACCCCAATTGGGCACCCAAGCCTATGCAACCGATCAACTGGCCGTCTTTCAAACACACGGCAGACGCCTGCGCCGTACCGTCTGAAATGAACTGGTCCGCATCCTGGTTCGTATACGGGTATGGCACCACAGTCAGGCCGCGGCAGGTTTCGGCATCATTGAGGGCTGCAACAATAGCATCAGCATCCTGCGGCACAAAAGGGCGCAAGATCAGGCGTTCTGATGTCAGGGTATGTTGCACAACAAAAGGATCCTAAGTTCACTAAAGGATTGAA containing:
- a CDS encoding GNAT family N-acetyltransferase, giving the protein MQHTLTSERLILRPFVPQDADAIVAALNDAETCRGLTVVPYPYTNQDADQFISDGTAQASAVCLKDGQLIGCIGLGAQLGYWFAKPHWGKGYATEAAHAVLADHFAHSDTDVMSGYVDDNFASAAVLRKLGFVVVGNTMLHIRSRGIAVPAKSVCLTRTQWEAQS